The genomic stretch ggacgttgacttgtatattaccacttcctcttgactttgggttgactcagccatgactttgaatatgtatgaagtaatttcaaaataacactacctagagccagtttttcgccgaaaattatagtgtagtatgattcttaggtgtgttattcaatgttgcatgtatagttttctaatataCATTGATTtctcagataaaatgcgtaaaatgttaccggatGGGCCagaatatgcatgtgggccaaaatacccccgttaacCTAGATTCTGTAcggtacagattacagatttttatCAAAAAGCACAGATAGGTACAGATTTTATATGTGTCAAACTGATATTTATATCACTCAATAAAGAAAGAACGAAGCATAGGGTGCTCTACATTCCGTTATGTAATTTGATCTTCTCTTTGTTCGATACATACCTACTTAGCAGCGTACTGTTAGTATACAGAATAATTGCAAGGCTAGCGCTGCGATCCTATTGGCTCTAATGGTTTCTATCAGCCGAAACTCGAACATTAGCGACTGTCTTATTAGAGCAGCATGTTTCAAGGGTTATTAAACTGTTCTTTCAAATTTAATTAGTACAAATTTTGGTACAAATGTTTGAAAGAAAAAGTGCAGATATTTTTTACCCTTCCACGCTACGCACGTCACTGCTACTACAGAGTTCTAAATAATGAACGCACTAGTCTAATTccacaccaaaaaaaaaaattaaaaaaaaaacaaaaatcaattgatCTGTTGTAACGGGAAGATTTTGTCTAAACATTTTCTGACACTCATCACCGGGCCGGATTCAGacgctggggggcccggggcaaatttgtttgtgaggcccccttttcttaaaacatttagaggtaacgttctgaaaggtgacgaacaaaaaaaaaaggtcgctctagaactaggggggccccttcaATCGGGAGACCCGGGGCATTTGTCCCCTTTGCTCCcctctcaaatccgggcctgctcaTCACAGCAGACGGTTGCTGTCTACTTTTGACGTCTGTGTTTGTTAGGTGTGCTCtcacgtgattggttcatttTTCGCAGAAATTCGACCTTGGAGCTTCTCATTAGTTTTCGCTGCTGAGTAAGGAAATAGTGATGGTAACTGACATGTAACAAAATGGTTCATCATTTCATTcctaacgacatattgattagtAAATCGTATTAGTAATTATACAATAATTACGTTTGAAATCTAACCAACATTTGGACGGTTGCATTTCAATGAAATATGGTATGGGAAACAAAAACATAGTCCTATATCAAATTTTCTAACGGTTTATCCAAAATAAGGAGAACTGAAGATAAATTTCATTCCTCAGTTAACTTAGTGCTTACGGTAATTAAATTTTACTTCACTAAGTTTTCCTTAGTACCAGCAGTGAAGATCCAGTTGGTGACGTCTGATTACATGAGGCATTGCATTAACATAAAGACGCTAGTGAttttgataaattgaacaaaaattaaatatacTTTCCACAGTCTTCGTTGTTTAATTACTTCTTTACTTTATAGTACGTTTCCAACTCTAGTGACAAGCTTTAAAGGTAATtagcaaaaatgaacaaaaataatttgtaTCATtcgtaaatttgaaaaaaatgtaataatatGAATTAACACCATTTTTAAGAGCCCCAAAACATCATTTTTTAACATATTGTTTAGTAACCAACTTTCTTCCTTATCGattctatcatatcctcctgcaagctatcactctaaaagcatataactactatagtctatgatattatcgaagctttagacgagaggttattaaatctggagagaagattttgtgtggaagagcctgagaataaacccatacctaaagtcctttttgctaacgaatggtttggttctactaagattcgaacctatcaccattcgcttgtcaaagcggactctgtaaccctgcggctacgaagctcgacaAGGATGCACCTGCAGTGaaagtttcatcaaattcgattcaATATTCCTGAAGATATGTCTGTTTTAAGGAAATGTTtacattaatttcaaatgacaataacaactttaaaaactattcaaattcaataaaaattggagaatgaactcttgaagtttctaattaaaaaaaagacatcgcgattttcggtgatccgtttcacgaattctgaccctataTACAAACTATTTCAGCCCGAACCATCATGCAACGACCACCTGGCGCACTCGATCGATTTGGCTACGACACTGCGAAGCGAATTGGCCGCCTCCACCTACAAACGGGACCGATTGATGGCCGAGCTGTCCGACGCAAAAAGCTCCCTGTGCGCCAAAGAAAACGAATGCGAAGCCCTGAGGGCACAGAGCGCTCGCCAAACGTCTCTGATTGGTTCCTTACAGCAGCGTCTTGCGGCCGCTGAGTCACGTGAAAAGAATCTTCACTCTCGCAGTGAAAGTATCGTTGGTACTCTGAATCGGGACAAAAAGCACCTGGAGGATAAAATCAAAGAGCTGTGTGCAAAAACAAGGCGGCTAGAATGTGACCTAAGCAAAGAAGAAGGCCACCGTGATCAGGCCAGAGCACAGCTGCAAGATTTGGTGCGCAGGTTATGTCTATGTCTGGGGATAGATGTTTGCGATGGAGCTCATTTAACACCAGAATTTGTGCTCAGTAAAGCGGCGGAAACGGTTTCTGAGCTTCAACGTTTGCGATCCAAACTAGCGGGGGCCTGCGAACATCTGACCTCTACTGAAGCCGAGCTTATAACGACAAAGACAACAGCTTGTGCGGAAAAAACACGACTGCAAACGCAGATCGAAGGTTTGCAGACGCTCTCTCAAGGATTAGAAGCACGATGCCGTCAGGCGGAACGCGACTTACAAGTAACACGTGATCGGTTGGCAGAGAGTGAAGTCAACGGTGATAAACTTAGAGGTAATGTTTTGAACAGaattaattttaattgtaaTACTATGCACTCATTCGAATTGTAGAGGAACTACGGGGCTTTGAGTCAAGAAGTTGTAGACTGCAAAACACTACCGACAGACTACATACGGAAAGATCGCAGTTTTTGAGGACGTTGGCTACCATCGTTGGGGTTAACGAGCCCTGCGAAAATAATGTTCGAGATAAAGTACGTGAAATTACCAACCACAATCAGTCATTGCACGATGTAAGTAGGCAAAACTCTCATAAAAACTTGACCCTGGCTTATCGGATGATTATTCGAAATAATTCTATTTACAGCAAGTGGCTCAACTTAAAGAACAACTTCACCAGGAAGCGATACGTCACGGTGAACATCAAGAAAGTACAACATGCCGGCTGAAATCTGAGGAACAACATCGGATTAGTGTCGAACAGCGGCTAGAGAAAGCTTGCCACGAACTGCAGCACTTTAGAGCCGAACATACAACGgtaaaattgtttaaatttttattaaaatttgctTTCGGTTAGTGGGTCATTCACAAAATTTCACAGCTGAGCGAATACCTGGTGCGGCTTGCCCGTGCACTGTGTTGGAGCGAATGCACGGAGCCTCCTGCACCTGGGAGCGATACTACAGTCCTAGGGGAAACGTTACTTGAAAGAGCAGACCGTCTAGCAACTCACCATGATCATCATGTCCACGGAATTTGCGATAAGGTAAAACGAACTAATTTATTCTACCCAAACAGTAATGCGATAGCTAAGAATGCATGTTTCACATTCAGAATTGCTGGGAATTGGCTCACCATCACACGCACTCCCATTCTCATCACCACAGCAATCACACGAAACTGAGACGGGAACGTTCCTGTACCGATCTGCCACTGAAAGAAGTAAAAATCAATGCTTATTCTCAACATCCGGTTTAACTCACACATTCCGCCACTTCTTCACTCACCACATTTTCATTTTGTAGAGTTCCGCACTGTACAATTTGCAGCGACGGGTTCGTGTTCTCAGGGAACAGGTCCAACGGAGGGATCTGCACTTGGAACTTCTGCGGCGTAAAATTACACTACTAGAGGATAATGCCAGGGGAAAAGTCATGCTACAAGTAGACGTCATTTCATCTCTAAAATCATTGCCTAAACTGCGAATTTGAACTTTCTAACACTGTAAATGTAATTCCATATTCTAGACTGAACGTGACGAAGCTGTTCATCGAGCCCGCCGTAACTCGAAAAACGCTGAACGTACTTTTCAGCAGCTATCCGAAGTCAAACATCAATTGGCGGAGGTGAAGAACCAACTTAGCGAAGCGTCCGACTATAAATTAACGGCTTTGGAGCGAGCCCGGAAGTGTGACGAATTGCAGGCTCGGCTCTGTGAGTTGGAAACTGAGCGGGAAAGATTAGTCAGTCAACTTGCAGCCTATAAATCCCGAGCTAGGTCTGCCGTTGAGAGCTCTCACGATCGAAAGGTTCGCGACGAGCATGCAATTTCTGTATGTCGTGAGTTTCATGTGAGTCCAGTGTCTGTTCGATAATATGCGATTTAATTACAGCACCTCCGCGAGGAACTGTCCCGAATAAAGGCACAACTATCGGACACCAGCCACCGTCTGTCACAACTGCAAGCATTCCGTACCTCAGTCGCTAAATTATTGCACATGCACGAGAGCCCGGAATCGGATTTGCTCCACAAATTGCAGTCTATGTGCAGCGCACATCACCATTGTACCTGTTTGGGACGCCATTACGGATCAACGTCTCCGGTGGGAACAGCCGGCAGTGATCTCCATTGCTCCCGGTACGATGAAGGACCACCAGCGACCTCGTCTGCAGTCGGTTGCAGGCCGCTCAGCTCCAGTCCAGTACACACACGACGATATATTGATTCAGGTTTTAATGATCACGATCACCACTTTGATGATGATTTTGATTTCGGAAAGAAATACTAATAATGTACGTAAAAACATCGAATACTGCCCAAGTCACTGCTAATATACCGAATCGCGCCATGCGATAGTGTTCGTTTTATAGCTTACCATGTTGAAATCGTTTCTACTTCATAGCAAACTAAACTAGAGCATACTAGAGACACCTATAGGATGATAGCTGAAGTGAGGTCGTTTTATTGCCATAAAGAATTGGGTTGTTGTATGCAATAAATGTTGACTAGTATGATATAATAATCTATGgccgttttaatattttattattgctactcattttatttttttttcgaatatatcAGAATGTTTTTCGCTTGTATATAATTGTAAATTATACAACTCCCACCGTTTCAATTGGTAGTTACCTTACGATATATAAATGTTTGAGTTATTTTTAATCCTatccaaaaaaagaaaagaaagtgtCATATAGGGATACCACacactaacagacgtaacactggaacttagctccatcgccacaaaaaacgttcatttcaaattttcaatcgaataacagtcttcgcgcgaaaacgtcgtctggggcgctgtcatgcaatctcatacatattttatagttctccatttgacacatgcagtaacgctggcgctgatgtcgaaatacatgacgcagcgcgaacacgacagcagatggtgctagtgttactaacgtaaagtactggaaccatccaaacgatgattttattgaaaatttgttcgacgtgttatgtctgttagtctgtgtgtTGTAGTCTCCAACAAATAAAAGACTAGTTGTAGCTTTAACGTCTATATTCTTTGGAGGTTGGAACAAATATGAATAGAGAAAATTGTGCTGTCAACCAGCTTAATAATTCACAGGCTTCTTAGTTAAAAGTCTTCGAGTGTGATTGCTATGGAACATCTCCCCCTTAAAAGAGATCGTAGGATCCGAGCCATGCCGGAAGCCTTCGGTTACGAACGGGTTGATTGGAGCACTGCGGAATGCTGCCTTCAACAACGACTTCTGGTGCTAGAACCATTTCTTGGTCCAATGTTGGTCCGGCAGGGTGCAATACTTCAGGCAATTGTTGAATTGGGTGTGCCACTTCGGGCAGCATTTCAGGCGGTTGTTGAGTTTCTTTGTAATCAGGATCGGCAGTTTCATCCGAACATGGAGTACACAGATTTTGCATTCCAAATTCCTCAAGCAGCACGGTCCATGGTAAA from Wyeomyia smithii strain HCP4-BCI-WySm-NY-G18 chromosome 3, ASM2978416v1, whole genome shotgun sequence encodes the following:
- the LOC129731373 gene encoding coiled-coil domain-containing protein 170 isoform X2, translated to MPKHHHSPVHHHHHPEPSCNDHLAHSIDLATTLRSELAASTYKRDRLMAELSDAKSSLCAKENECEALRAQSARQTSLIGSLQQRLAAAESREKNLHSRSESIVGTLNRDKKHLEDKIKELCAKTRRLECDLSKEEGHRDQARAQLQDLVRRLCLCLGIDVCDGAHLTPEFVLSKAAETVSELQRLRSKLAGACEHLTSTEAELITTKTTACAEKTRLQTQIEGLQTLSQGLEARCRQAERDLQVTRDRLAESEVNGDKLREELRGFESRSCRLQNTTDRLHTERSQFLRTLATIVGVNEPCENNVRDKVREITNHNQSLHDQVAQLKEQLHQEAIRHGEHQESTTCRLKSEEQHRISVEQRLEKACHELQHFRAEHTTLSEYLVRLARALCWSECTEPPAPGSDTTVLGETLLERADRLATHHDHHVHGICDKNCWELAHHHTHSHSHHHSNHTKLRRERSCTDLPLKESSALYNLQRRVRVLREQVQRRDLHLELLRRKITLLEDNARGKVMLQTERDEAVHRARRNSKNAERTFQQLSEVKHQLAEVKNQLSEASDYKLTALERARKCDELQARLCELETERERLVSQLAAYKSRARSAVESSHDRKVRDEHAISHLREELSRIKAQLSDTSHRLSQLQAFRTSVAKLLHMHESPESDLLHKLQSMCSAHHHCTCLGRHYGSTSPVGTAGSDLHCSRYDEGPPATSSAVGCRPLSSSPVHTRRYIDSGFNDHDHHFDDDFDFGKKY
- the LOC129731373 gene encoding coiled-coil domain-containing protein 170 isoform X1 codes for the protein MSKKKSGEDNSGNSESDWEIFDILCAGEEIMPKHHHSPVHHHHHPEPSCNDHLAHSIDLATTLRSELAASTYKRDRLMAELSDAKSSLCAKENECEALRAQSARQTSLIGSLQQRLAAAESREKNLHSRSESIVGTLNRDKKHLEDKIKELCAKTRRLECDLSKEEGHRDQARAQLQDLVRRLCLCLGIDVCDGAHLTPEFVLSKAAETVSELQRLRSKLAGACEHLTSTEAELITTKTTACAEKTRLQTQIEGLQTLSQGLEARCRQAERDLQVTRDRLAESEVNGDKLREELRGFESRSCRLQNTTDRLHTERSQFLRTLATIVGVNEPCENNVRDKVREITNHNQSLHDQVAQLKEQLHQEAIRHGEHQESTTCRLKSEEQHRISVEQRLEKACHELQHFRAEHTTLSEYLVRLARALCWSECTEPPAPGSDTTVLGETLLERADRLATHHDHHVHGICDKNCWELAHHHTHSHSHHHSNHTKLRRERSCTDLPLKESSALYNLQRRVRVLREQVQRRDLHLELLRRKITLLEDNARGKVMLQTERDEAVHRARRNSKNAERTFQQLSEVKHQLAEVKNQLSEASDYKLTALERARKCDELQARLCELETERERLVSQLAAYKSRARSAVESSHDRKVRDEHAISHLREELSRIKAQLSDTSHRLSQLQAFRTSVAKLLHMHESPESDLLHKLQSMCSAHHHCTCLGRHYGSTSPVGTAGSDLHCSRYDEGPPATSSAVGCRPLSSSPVHTRRYIDSGFNDHDHHFDDDFDFGKKY
- the LOC129731373 gene encoding coiled-coil domain-containing protein 170 isoform X3, which codes for MSKKKSGEDNSGNSESDWEIFDILCAGEEIMPKHHHSPVHHHHHPEPSCNDHLAHSIDLATTLRSELAASTYKRDRLMAELSDAKSSLCAKENECEALRAQSARQTSLIGSLQQRLAAAESREKNLHSRSESIVGTLNRDKKHLEDKIKELCAKTRRLECDLSKEEGHRDQARAQLQDLVRRLCLCLGIDVCDGAHLTPEFVLSKAAETVSELQRLRSKLAGACEHLTSTEAELITTKTTACAEKTRLQTQIEGLQTLSQGLEARCRQAERDLQVTRDRLAESEVNGDKLREELRGFESRSCRLQNTTDRLHTERSQFLRTLATIVGVNEPCENNVRDKVREITNHNQSLHDQVAQLKEQLHQEAIRHGEHQESTTCRLKSEEQHRISVEQRLEKACHELQHFRAEHTTLSEYLVRLARALCWSECTEPPAPGSDTTVLGETLLERADRLATHHDHHVHGICDKTERDEAVHRARRNSKNAERTFQQLSEVKHQLAEVKNQLSEASDYKLTALERARKCDELQARLCELETERERLVSQLAAYKSRARSAVESSHDRKVRDEHAISHLREELSRIKAQLSDTSHRLSQLQAFRTSVAKLLHMHESPESDLLHKLQSMCSAHHHCTCLGRHYGSTSPVGTAGSDLHCSRYDEGPPATSSAVGCRPLSSSPVHTRRYIDSGFNDHDHHFDDDFDFGKKY